The sequence TCAAGTGGTTTGAAAGAGACGGCTTAACAGAGTGCCGCCAGCTAAGGATTGGCCACTGCGAAGGAGACGATGCTCCATCGCTATTCGCTTCGATGAGTGCAGCCGGCGAACTCGCACGTAAAATCGTCTCGACAAAATCAAGAGAAGCCCCAGATCGGCCCAATGACGACAATGTTCTATTCTGGACAGGAGAAAGATTAGGGATGGTCAGCTTTACGCCAACGCCACTCTATCATTCCAAGGATTTTGAAGACGAGCAGGACCTTGACGCCCtggctgaggaagaagagaggagacgCTATGCAGATCAGATGCGTGAGGCTTTGGATCTGCAGGCGGATGAGGTTAGATACATGAATACATTTGGAAGCGGAGGCCCTCGCGAATGAGGACATGGGGTTGAATAGCATATTACGATTTCCCACCAAGTTTACAAATGGtggacattttttttttttcttttttgggagaagaaaataggGAGCCATCACGACACCTGGCTATCCGTCCAACAGGAAGGGAGAGATTGCATAGCGCTACATAAATTCATACCTGGCGACCAATAGCTGTCAGTCGAACAAAAAGAGAATCAAATGACCTGTGATGACCGCCATCAAGTAGTGTTAATTAACGAATATTACTCACCTAATGAGAATTCAGACCCCTCAGAAGCATAAATTTGCTGCGACGCTACATGTGCCTTCGCTTACTATTGATCCTGTGATTCGCTTTATATTTGATAACATGATGCTGATAGGATAGCTAGCCCGCGCCTTGCACACAGGCCGCAGGCCGCAGGCTACACTACCAACCAGCAGCGAGCCAATGAGACGGAACACACTACAATCTTTCTATTACAGACGAGGGAACTGGTTGGTGACTGCATGTGCCTACTGAGATGGAGATTCTGCGACTTCACCGCAAACACTATTGGGCTAGCGCTGGCCTACATGGCTAGGCTACCTTGCCTCACCTTATTATGTGCTACCTACTAGGCCTagtattttttctttcttttcaggGCTTGAGGCTACTGTTTTCAAGATTACTGGACGAATTCCCTAAATGATCACGTTCGGTGGGCAAGGCAGAAGCAGGCAGCCAATCATGGGACGCTGAAAGCCGCATCATGTCCTATGACGACGTGGCCAGCGCTGTACTTCCTTCCCGTCGACACATCCGCCTAGAAAGTCCACGGTACGAGTCTGTGTGTGGCTGGTTCAAAATTATGCGGCCTCAATATGgaaagtgaaaaaaaaaaaaaaaaaaaaaaaaaaaaaatcagaacaaaggaaaagaaaatcacaaACAGAGGTGGCGAAAGATTACGGTTACGGGTGAAATACCTAGGATCCAAAAGAAACGCCCAGGTCAAGAGGATGATGTTGGATTTTGGCGTTTCCACGGCCGGTCATCTGACACGAGACACGAGACTTGCATGTCGGTAGCTTGGAGTCGACTGCCGGCAATGGTTGATGTGTGCAGTGCTGCCTGCTGTCTGCTTGAGTAGAGAAGAGAACAAAGCTCGGATGCAGATTGCAGGCTGTGATGCGAAGGGCAGATGGCAGAAGTATGTTCAgcagtactgctgctgctgtatcaCAAAGCTCACATTGGATGGGCGGACAAGGGAATAGCACGAGCAAGGATTCCATCTGTGCCAAcgcgctgctgcatctgcctCCACTGCGGTGCAGATGAAGACGCTAGCAGGACCAGCGTCTTGTAGTGCCATTGTGGGAGCGCATTGTGTACAGTATGTGCGTTCACTGCTGCCCGTCAGTGCTCATGCAGAAGAGGAGCCTTGGTGTTGTAGCCAGTCCTGGCTGGGAGGCGGCTCAACGCTGTTTCTCTCCCAATACGACATGTGCAGCAGTCCGTAGTGGTAGCACTCACCCACCTAATACTGGGTAGAGTTTTATTCCTTGAAGAATTCGCAGAACTGACGCCGTTGGATGGCGACAcaaagctctgctgctgcattcCCAACTGCCGTATTAGCGCACGCTCATGTAAGTGCTACTACCATTTGGTCTTGGGATTGCCGCAGTCACCAAGAGCCCGCCAAGTATCCGAACTCCGGATCTAGAGACCCCCTTCGCCGCGCGCCCTCCACGGCCCCGATTCTCGTCTGCTCTGCTCATGTCCATGGAGCAGTGAAGAAACTTCACTGTGCTGGTCTGGCCTGTTCCCAGCATCGCCGCACGCAGAGAGCCTGGAACCCACTAAGCGGCCCTTGGTGCATGTCTTCTGCATCCTGCAGCTGCATACACCGCTCCACGGCCCAATGATGGCCGCCCACAGGGCGTGGATTCTGTCCAGCAGCGGGCCCTAGACGGGGGATGGAATATTTTCTCTCAAGCCAGCTGCAAGGATCGAGGCAGATgaggggaggaagaggggcAACAAGACCATCCGGTGAGTCTCAGCGAAGAGGCACGAAAGAGCCCTTGTGAGGCGGAGGCGAGGACCAAaagtgaagagaagagagatagGCAGACGGAGAGTTTTGCACGGAGAGTATTGTGCCAGTAGCGAGGCGATTCAGAGCACCAAAGGCAGCTGCTCCAACGCGTATGGATTGCCATGGAGCCTGGAACAAGGGCCATTGTTTATGGGGTAGCATCACAGTTGACAGTACAGCCTGTGGTAGCATTACGGAGGCCCAGAAGAGCAGAGGCAAAGGACGGACGACAGCCCTGGATCGGATGATTTGGCCATGCCTTAACTGATCGTCTCAGATGTGGGGGCGCAGCGTCGGCACAGGCAGTTGAGCGCCTACGATTCATTGCAGGACCTGTTCCATCTTTTACTCTTGATGCTTGCGCCAGGGCTAGTGCTGTAACAACGGCAGCCTGTGGTCTAAAGGCTCGGATCGCAGTCCACCAGCTGTTATTCTCGCCACCAGATCTACAGACCTACAACGAAAGCCGTCAAGGTTAGCCTCCCCGAGAACAGCCCCCAGAAGAAATGGTATTGACCAGCGGCCAGCCCACCGGGTAGGTGTGTTGGGAGGGTGTAGAGATTGGTTGACTGCTGTTCAGCCTACATACATATCCATCTGCCTCTCCTTCTAACTTACATGCTGCCTCGCCCACTCCCGCCTTCTATCCCACTCCCTGcccatctcttccatctgCATCAATCAGTCCATCTATCAATCAAGCAGTCTTCCCACCAGTCAATCCCGCCCAGGCTGCAGAATCAAAGAGAACGATTGCATCATCCGCGTTCGTCGCTTCGTCGGGGCCAAGCCCTTTCCCATCATCCCTCCAGACGTTGGCCAAACACCCTCGCAGGGCacacaccaccaccacaacctcgcacacacacaagcCCGCACTCGCATATCACGTCTGTCCACGCTGGCTGGCATAAAAGAGCCAGCGAGGCGATGATCAAAAACGTGCGCCGCTTGTCGTGTCCATCTGCGGCTGGCTTTGGCATGCAGGGTTTCTCCAGCCGGCGCCCGTGATTTGACGACAATTGCCTCTCgtttttctgtttctggaGACCAAAAAGGTTCAGGACCCTTCGCTAATGCTACGCGCTATGCTGGTTGCTGCATGACTGACTGAGGCGATTTCTTGGTCTGCGCTTTTTCGCCCGTGGCACACCTTTCCCCCCTGTTCCTTTGCTTTCTCAGCATTGCAGAGTATTTTTGGATAACcgttattcttttctttacccttttctctcttttccccctttgccggtgtttcctctttctttctccgGCTTCCTCCCTCCTCAGCTATTCTTATGGCAGCCGGCAGGTGATTCCAGTTTGTGATTCAGGTATCTACGTCCCCCAGTCCCTCCCTGCCAGTCCAAATCCACCCTCATCCCACACCGACGGTGGCGGACTCGGTTTGTCTGGGCCTGCTGCTCCGTGACCGGTGTCCCCAGTTACTAGACAACTCAGTCTGCCAGCTCACAACTTCTCCCCTCCCACACTCTCCAGTTCCGCCAGAGCACACTCGTCGTTCATTCGGGGAGAGCAccagggagagagagagagagagagagagggcgaagaggaagaaaacggTTAACACGACGAAGCAGGATCTTGCATCGCACCGGCTGTCCAGCGGCGGAGCAATAGCCTCCTTGCCACTACATTCGACCGCACCAGCCAATACATCCTCTCAAACAGACTGGGCGAGCTGTCTCCTTGGTGGGTGGGCTGGAGCCTATGCTGTTCAATGGCCTTCTGGGTGGTTGGCGGGGGAAATCCGCTTGGTGACGCTGCcgcctcctcatcctccacTCCTGCTGGTcaggtggcggcggcttaCATCAAGCGCGGCAGCTATTCGAGCAGCTAttcgagcagcagccgcattgGAGTCGGTCCCAGCAGCAAACGACGGGTTGTCTACGCGGACGGCAGcgctgccaccaccgcctGCAGCGACGCGGGCTGCTATGGCATCACTAAGCGGCCGCGTCTGGACGATTGGGGCCGCGTTATCGGCTACCACGGCAAGGGCCATCATGCTGCCGGCTGCGAGTTCGAGCATTCCGGCGGCGATCCCAGCCCTTCAGCTCCCACGACAGCAGATGGATCTGGTTCGGTCCATGTCAAGAACCTCGCCTTTCTGGTGATCCGAGAACGGGAGCCGTCTCCGCCGCCGACGCCGCCCCCACCGTCGGGCCTGTCGCCGGACCACCGAGGCGGGTTTCCACCTCCACCGCATCCAGCACCCGGCATTGGCTTCGGCCCATCGTCATTCAACTCGGCAGCCCCGATGGAGCGTACGCAGTCTGGTCTATCCATATCATCCGACACATCTGCTGTAGACTCCCCGTGCGGCCAGGGGGGCGACTGTGGGCATCATGATCACCCGCCGCTACTCAGTGATCTCGCTGCCGCCCGACTTGTGCGGAAGCATGTTGCTGATATCCGCCGGCGGAGGCATCGAGACTCACAGCACGGCCGCATTCTCAAAGCCTTGATCAACCCCAAGTCTAGGGAGGCAGATTTCCCACTCGACAACGACGCCCTCCGGagcatcttctctgccgcaaacgagctcttcttcgcgAATAGGCTGTCACAAAGAGTCACATGGGACTGGAGCCACCCGGCTAGTCCACAATACGAGAGCCATATTGTCGGCACGACCGCTCTACGCCGAAGCATTCGTCTAGGAGGGTATGAGACCCTCATCGTGTTATCATCGCCAATCCTCAAAGACACAAAATACAACCGCCGTCTTCTCATCTCTACCTTCTTACACGAAATGATTCACAGCTTCTTGTTCATCACGTGCGGCATCAAAGCTCGACACCACGGCGGCCATACGGAAGGGTTCCGCCAGATCGCTGAAATAATCGATGACTGGGTTGGGAAAGAACACCTTCGGCTGCGTGATATGGAGGCTGACCTAGAGCGTTTTATCCATGAGGATGAGGCAGCGCCTCCTGCAGCTGACCATGCCCCAATGGACGGTGGCTCAACACATATGAACAACTATCATTATTACGACAATAGCAACAACAACCCTACCACGATGTGGCCCGTCCCTGAATGGCATCACGTCGATAATCGAGATTATCGCACCATCGAAGCCCCTCAGCCTTATAAGAAATATCCTAGCAACAATGACGAGTGGGAGTGGCATGATAGGGAAGGGTTCCCGGCCCACGATAATATACCTCTACGCCATCACTAACAACCTCTCAAAAACCAC comes from Trichoderma asperellum chromosome 3, complete sequence and encodes:
- a CDS encoding uncharacterized protein (EggNog:ENOG41), translated to MAFWVVGGGNPLGDAAASSSSTPAGQVAAAYIKRGSYSSSYSSSSRIGVGPSSKRRVVYADGSAATTACSDAGCYGITKRPRLDDWGRVIGYHGKGHHAAGCEFEHSGGDPSPSAPTTADGSGSVHVKNLAFLVIREREPSPPPTPPPPSGLSPDHRGGFPPPPHPAPGIGFGPSSFNSAAPMERTQSGLSISSDTSAVDSPCGQGGDCGHHDHPPLLSDLAAARLVRKHVADIRRRRHRDSQHGRILKALINPKSREADFPLDNDALRSIFSAANELFFANRLSQRVTWDWSHPASPQYESHIVGTTALRRSIRLGGYETLIVLSSPILKDTKYNRRLLISTFLHEMIHSFLFITCGIKARHHGGHTEGFRQIAEIIDDWVGKEHLRLRDMEADLERFIHEDEAAPPAADHAPMDGGSTHMNNYHYYDNSNNNPTTMWPVPEWHHVDNRDYRTIEAPQPYKKYPSNNDEWEWHDREGFPAHDNIPLRHH